In the Magnetospira sp. QH-2 genome, one interval contains:
- a CDS encoding acyloxyacyl hydrolase, protein MMMFVGRAIVIALAVGTLVTTSGMSSARADDPAFVSFSAGWFDFNRRKDPGAELRLEYRSDYKVPYVQFKPFVALGGATSGHAFIGAGVLWDIYFGRRWVATPSFAPHFYTGSDDKLDMGHALEFRSQLEVAYRFDDRSRLGLAVSHYSNAGLGDKNPGTETLSVYYSLPLE, encoded by the coding sequence GCCGCGCCATTGTGATCGCCCTGGCCGTCGGCACTTTGGTCACCACCAGCGGCATGTCATCGGCCCGTGCGGATGATCCGGCATTTGTGTCTTTTAGCGCGGGTTGGTTCGACTTCAACCGCCGCAAGGATCCCGGTGCGGAACTGCGCCTTGAGTATCGTTCCGACTACAAAGTGCCCTATGTGCAGTTCAAGCCTTTTGTTGCCTTGGGCGGAGCCACCTCGGGGCATGCTTTCATCGGGGCTGGCGTATTGTGGGATATTTACTTTGGTCGGCGGTGGGTCGCGACGCCTAGTTTCGCGCCTCATTTTTATACCGGTAGTGATGACAAGCTAGATATGGGGCATGCTCTGGAATTCCGCTCGCAGTTGGAAGTGGCTTACCGGTTCGATGACCGCTCGCGGCTGGGGCTGGCCGTTTCCCATTATTCCAATGCGGGGCTGGGTGATAAGAATCCCGGGACCGAAACCTTGTCAGTCTATTATTCCTTGCCGCTGGAATAA
- a CDS encoding FeoB-associated Cys-rich membrane protein: MDTDSLILAAILLACLAYVGRKVYRMVRPGAGGAACGGGCGCSSDTAASCGAAPQKPVES; encoded by the coding sequence ATGGATACAGACAGCCTCATATTGGCCGCAATACTTCTCGCCTGCCTCGCCTATGTGGGCCGCAAGGTTTACCGCATGGTTCGCCCGGGAGCGGGAGGCGCCGCCTGCGGCGGAGGCTGTGGATGTAGTAGCGATACCGCTGCCAGCTGCGGCGCGGCGCCGCAAAAGCCCGTCGAAAGCTGA